cttcatacagaactCAAATAAtattctcgtttgtttctcttaaaaaatatactcattaaggattctagacatataaatttaagcccataattgtttttcttcaattttttatgatttttcaaagtcagaacaggggaacccgaattcattctgacattgtctcacaaaattcgttatatctcaaaatttataaatccattgcttacactatttctctatgagaaactagactcaataagatttaattccatatttttttcatcttctaattcgattactacaatttatggtgatttttcaaagttagtctactgctgctgtccaaactgtttttgtgcaagctgtttattaccattttcccctaagcttttaataaatgataatttcgtccctactcaattagcctctctattgagctgatttttctcaattaacattttattctatcaccttaaactagtttacaacctttaggaatcagaatttcagcaatagaatttaattccaagcattttcacaattaggtcctaaaaatcaatttctattgaaattacctaataaaatcatctcataaacaaattaaagctttaattttattctatttcatcataaacttacagcactcaaccatggtgactttcaatttcatccatgaaatcaaaaactaatgaatttaatagtaggacctagttgtaaaagtcttagaaacacaaaaattacaagacaAAGGCAAAGATTAACTCaattggtgcaaaaattatgaaataccagcttagagaaccctcctatggcatttttagctgctggaattgaagagaaatgaagagaaatctagatatttcctatttagtcctagttttatttagttaattttgcaatattccaattttacccttaatttatcaaattttctactgatttcatacccttgacgtccagcccaaataacttttgggtctaatttccttttaaatcctttctcattagacttttaagctatttaatcattctagcaacttttacacctattataatttagtccttttcatttaattgactacccaaacattaaaatttattaacgaaattttaataccacattaataacatttcataaatatttataaaattatttttgactcggttttacgagatagatgtctcgataccttgtttttacccaatttcttcaataatttctttttctacctaatcactaaatcggtaaaatttttctatcaatattttcatacgattttcctatcatatcaattttcatgtaaaaatattgaaataaatttctctttaaatcgaatttttagttacgaaaccactgttccgataattttgaatttaggccattacagagCCAACTCTTAGTACAATTGTTACAAAAAGGTACTACTTTCTTCTTTTATATCCCCCTTGTTTTTTGGGTGGTGGTGGTAAGGCTCCAACTTGCATAGTTTATTATCAGTTTAAGAGTTGAAATATTTGAAAGGAGAAAAACAACCCTATTTATTAGACAAATATGGAAAAAAGGTAAAACAAAATGCCtcaaaaagcaaaaagaaaaaaagaggggGGGGGGAATGGATTATAATTATTGATGATGAGACCACGGTATTCCACTTTTCTTTTTTACTTGATTGCTCCATTTCTTGTTATGGTGGAAAATATATGTTTGACACGTttaagctttaaaaaaaaaaaaagagcccaCCAATGCCTCTGTCTCTGCCATACCCTACCCTGTCTTTCCCTCAGTGTTAACTGTTGAGAACACGCTCCTTCCTcatacatacataataatattttacaCTTGAAAATACACAAAGCACCTACACATCTTTATTGGTTGTTCTtttgtatattaaataataaattaaagaaaactccaaaaagaaaaaataaaacaattgtcATCGTCAATGCATGTATAATATAAGCTTGTggggttttctttttttactcTAGGCATCGATGTCGCATGAAAACATTGGAGCCATGAATGAGTTAAGCTCACCAAAAATGATATCCCGATCTTCATCGGCGAGACTGCTCGAGTCTTGACATTCCAAGTACGTTTCCACGTTTTCAGGGAAGCTGTATCGTGTTGGTTCTGACGTCGTCGATGGTGGTGGTGTAAACTGGCATTGATCAACTACTACTGCCGATGTCATCTCCATCATCTCTTTGAACTTTGAAGATTGAAGGAGAAGCCCTAACGCTGACGTGGCATTCCCCGGCCTTGGCTGAGTCAGCAAGGTTTCGCTAGGGATGCCGACGCCGGTGCCTTGCGGCTGCTGATTGTCGTCGTCCGTGGTGGTGAAGAAACATGGGTTATGTTGTTGATGATGACTAGGGTTTGCTAGTTTTGAAGCAGTGGTGGTGTCTATATTAGAGTTAGGGGTGGTAGGGTTGGTTTGGTTTGGCTTTAGCCATTTGATGTAACGACTTAAATCGAAGTTAGTCACAGCGTTTAATCCTCGATACTCTATAGCAGCCATATCATATGCTGTGGCAGCTTCTTCTTGTGTAGCTGCAAAAAGTCAATGAATATTTCTATAAATTGACATGATCTTTATGTTTTAAGGTTAGTGGACCATCCTATTAAATTGATTGTGATTTAACCCTTCTCTTAAAGCAACACTTATAATTGAGGTAAAAGTATTGAGGTAAAAGTATCATGCGGTCATGTAATAAGAGTTATATTGTAtatctatttaaaaattaagtaaattaattattatatgttaaatcaaaaaataaataatttattttactattaaagACTGatatattaattgaattaatatataaaaattaatttacttatttttttaataaaaaagaatcaATATAATCCaactcttaatatatatattatacttagCTCCATTGGAATTGCATAATAAACAGTTATTGGTTTTTGATTGAGACCCCATAAGTTTTCTAGTGTTTGTTTGACAAATTGcactaattttttcaattaatcTAAAAAGAGATGAGCTAGGACA
The sequence above is drawn from the Gossypium hirsutum isolate 1008001.06 chromosome A05, Gossypium_hirsutum_v2.1, whole genome shotgun sequence genome and encodes:
- the LOC107958676 gene encoding AP2-like ethylene-responsive transcription factor At1g16060, with product MTKLSQVNQKNSAQSDSVSNNISTSNDVTKVKKRTRRSFPRDSPPQRSSIYRGVTRHRWTGRFEAHLWDKNCWNESQNKKGRQVYLGAYDDEESAAHAYDLAALKYWGQDTILNFPVSTYQKELKEMENQSREEYIGSLRRKSSGFSRGVSKYRGVARHHHNGRWEARIGRVFGNKYLYLGTYATQEEAATAYDMAAIEYRGLNAVTNFDLSRYIKWLKPNQTNPTTPNSNIDTTTASKLANPSHHQQHNPCFFTTTDDDNQQPQGTGVGIPSETLLTQPRPGNATSALGLLLQSSKFKEMMEMTSAVVVDQCQFTPPPSTTSEPTRYSFPENVETYLECQDSSSLADEDRDIIFGELNSFMAPMFSCDIDA